From the genome of Colletotrichum destructivum chromosome 10, complete sequence, one region includes:
- a CDS encoding Putative fumarate lyase family, L-Aspartase, fumarase/histidase, argininosuccinate lyase has translation MGYGVSPEDLPVPGRDTFFWLGEINKASAVINSDEGLLDRAAAIRIASGLQKLLDSGNEPNAPRPSLVITFEPLLIQAAGVEATLLHAGRSSQDMLTTVSTMVLRDAVLNLASQLHDTTRRLVDMAETHRTTLVPNYTNGVAAQPNSYGHYLLGHVAGLHRDAERLRQCYTRLDRCAMGTTVLNGTSWPLNRERMAQYLGFAKVVDNAYDAAQISAAEMPVELGAIASQVALHAGAYIQDVMAQYSQPKPWILLREGGDNTYVSSAMPQKRNPGLLNNTRAEASRVVTLGVGRAVQGHNLPPGMVDAKGLADNLAVLNGATRVLRDWQRILDALVIDGKRSLKELDLDWTASQELADVLMREHKVPFRVGHHFASEVVRYAKAEDLCPSEFPFAEASRIFADTLKHTNLENDGYRFLDEAEFREALDPAGIVNRRATSGGPQPKEMERMIGGSKKILEDLEVWVQERRAHIEDSLHELDVAFKLLLEV, from the coding sequence ATGGGCTACGGAGTCTCTCCCGAGGACCTCCCGGTGCCTGGCCGGGATACGTTCTTCTGGCTGGGCGAGATCAACAAGGCCAGCGCCGTCATCAACTCGGACGAAGGGCTATTGGACCGAGCCGCGGCGATTCGAATCGCCAGCGGCCTCCAAAAGTTACTGGACTCCGGCAACGAGCCCAACGCCCCCCGTCCGAGCCTCGTCATCACCTTTGAACCTCTGCTCATCCAAGCAGCCGGGGTCGAAGCCACCCTCCTCCACGCTGGGCGGTCCAGTCAGGACATGCTCACTACCGTTTCGACCATGGTTCTCCGCGATGCGGTGCTAAATCTTGCCTCGCAACTTCATGACACAACTCGGCGTCTGGTTGACATGGCCGAGACTCACCGCACAACCCTCGTGCCGAACTACACCAACGGAGTCGCGGCCCAGCCCAACTCGTATGGCCACTACCTACTAGGCCACGTTGCGGGACTTCATCGGGATGCAGAGCGACTGAGGCAGTGCTACACTCGACTGGACCGTTGTGCCATGGGCACCACCGTGCTCAACGGCACGAGTTGGCCGCTGAACCGCGAGCGCATGGCCCAGTATCTCGGTTTCGCAaaggtcgtcgacaacgcctACGACGCGGCACAGatcagcgccgccgagatgcCGGTCGAGCTCGGGGCGATCGCGTCCCAGGTCGCGCTCCACGCCGGCGCGTACATCCAGGACGTCATGGCGCAGTACTCCCAGCCGAAGCCATGGATCCTCctccgcgagggcggcgacaacACGTACGTCTCAAGCGCTATGCCGCAGAAGAGGAACCCCGGCCTGCTGAACAACACGCGGGCGGAGGCGTCCAGGGTCGTGactctcggcgtcggccgggcTGTTCAGGGGCATAACTTACCCCCGGGCATGGTCGATGCAAAAGGTCTGGCGGACAACCTTGCCGTGCTCAACGGCGCAACGCGGGTTCTGCGCGACTGGCAGCGCATCCTCGACGCGCTCGTCATTGACGGCAAACGGTCGCTGAAAGAGCTGGATCTCGACTGGACTGCCTCTCAGGAGCTGGCGGATGTCCTGATGCGGGAACATAAAGTGCCGTTTCGGGTTGGACACCACTTTGCGTCCGAGGTTGTCAGATACGCGAAAGCGGAGGATCTATGCCCGAGCGAGTTCCCCTTTGCGGAGGCGTCCAGGATATTCGCAGACACGCTGAAGCACACGAACCTCGAGAACGACGGGTACCGGTTCCTGGATGAGGCCGAATTTCGGGAGGCGCTGGATCCTGCTGGAATCGTCAACCGAAGAGCTACTTCCGGAGGCCCGCAGCCCAAGGAGATGGAACGTATGATAGGCGGCTCGAAGAAGATCTTGGAGGATCTCGAAGTCTGGGTCCAGGAGCGACGGGCACACATTGAGGACTCGTTGCACGAATTAGACGTGGCCTTCAAATTGCTGCTTGAAGTCTGA
- a CDS encoding Putative major facilitator superfamily, MFS transporter superfamily: MTTRADVESEREKLPEDLVNEVPESSSSSTAEEAKPNPPLYWKLIAVVLISCISFGSSWSSGITGALKSTLKKELDINNKQFSLLEASEDFMVTLLILFSGILTDRIGGAGAMLYGNIIYSIGSIIVAAAAQVRSFKLMIGGRVILALGDIATQVAQYKVFSSWFSPNNGFASTLGLELGIKKIGGFVGKSSANIIAKNTGNFAWVFWVSVFMNVFTNVLTLVFYRFNGIAHKKFGNVTDPATGEKLTEKSKKFEPKKVLELPWVFWTIMAFSLFQTSTAVVFTQNATELAEKRFNTDSITAGWYSATLQYAGFFLVPCIGAFIDILGNRITLLAICGTGVFLAMGLVNWATDTKGTAAAFGIYAVAFTLGPTTIIDSIRTSMWHGSTFGSAYAVKVAMNNAMNIIVRVVTGAIQDADNDSYDHVVIVYVVLAAASVLVSIMLVGLSWWSIDLGNLQWTRKQRIKNGELWNERKRAFYEDNGARNKLISKSCFGALIMLILGAWSAYFWGVATGNNS; the protein is encoded by the exons ATGACGACCCGCGCAGATGTCGAGTCCGAAAGGGAGAAGTTGCCCGAAGACCTCGTCAATGAGGTCCCCGAGTCgtcaagctcctcgaccgccgaggaggcgaaACCGAACCCCCCGCTGTACTGGaagctcatcgccgtcgtcctcatctCCTGCATCAGCTTCGGCTCCTCATGGAGTTCGGGCATCACCGGCGCCCTCAAGTCGACgctcaagaaggagctcgacatcaacaacaagcAATTCTCGCTGCTCGAAGCCAGCGAGGACTTCATGGTCACCCTCCTGATTCTCTTCAGCGGAATTCTGACCGACAGGATCGGGGGAGCCGGGGCCATGTTGTATG GTAACATTATCTACTCCATCGGCTCCATCATCgttgcggctgctgctcagGTCCGCTCTTTCAAGCTCATGATCGGCGGCCGGGTGatcctcgctctcggcgaCATCGCGACGCAGGTGGCCCAGTACAAGGTCTTTAGCTCCTGGTTCTCGCCCAACAACGGCTTCGCCTCGACcctgggcctcgagctcggcatcAAGAAGATtggcggcttcgtcggcaAGTCGTCGGCCAACATCATCGCCAAGAATACGGGCAACTTCGCCTGGGTCTTCTGGGTGTCGGTGTTCATGAACGTCTTCACCAATGTGctcaccctcgtcttctACCGCTTCAACGGCATCGCCCACAAGAAGTTCGGCAACGTCACGGACCCGGCGACGGGCGAGAAGCTCACGGAGAAGTCCAAGAAGTTCGAGCCGAAGAAGGTCCTGGAGCTGCCTTGGGTCTTCTGGACCATTATGGCCTTCTCGCTCTTCCAGACCAGCACCGCCGTTGTCTTTACCCAGAACGCCACGGAACTGGCTGAGAAGAGATTCAACACCGACTCCATCACTGCCGGTTGGTATTCAGCGACTCTGCAGTACGCCGGATTCTTCTTGGTGCCGTGCATTGGTGCCTTCATTGACATTCTGGGCAACCGCATCACCTTGC TCGCCATTTGTGGTACTGGAGTCTTTTTGGCCATGGGCCTTGTCAACTGGGCTACCGACACCAAGGGAACGGCTGCTGCCTTTGGCATCTACGCGGTTGCTTTCACTCTAGGCCCTACTACGATCATCGATAGTATCCGGACCTCCATGTGGCATGGGTCAACCTTTGGCTCCGCGTATGCCGTGAAGGTCGCCATGAACAATGC TATGAACATCATCGTCCGTGTCGTGACCGGCGCCATCCAGGACGCCGACAACGATAGCTACGACCATGTCGTCATCGTCtacgtcgtcctcgccgctgcGTCGGTGCTGGTGTCCATCATGCTGGTCGGACTGTCATGGTGGTCTATTGACCTTGGAAACCTACAGTGGACGAGGAAGCAGCGCATCAAGAACGGCGAGCTGTGGaacgagagaaagagggccTTTTACGAGGACAACGGAGCGCGCAACAAGCTCATCTCCAAGAGCTGCTTCGGCGCCTTGATCATGCTGATCCTGGGCGCTTGGTCGGCGTACTTCTGGGGTGTCGCCACTGGCAACAACTCATAG